From the Acidovorax carolinensis genome, one window contains:
- a CDS encoding AAA family ATPase, with product MTPTATPPAYGPHAHIAASTATLMEQVLYEVKRVVVGQDRFLERVMVAMLAQGHLLVEGVPGLAKTLTVKTLASTIQGSFKRIQFTPDLVPADLVGTRMYNQKTGEFSTTLGPVFTHLLLADEINRAPAKVQSALLEVMQERQVTIAGETHKVPEPFLVMATQNPIETEGTYALPEAQVDRFMMKVLLDYPTEEEEFVIAQRALDAPVQVLPVATTAQLSALQAECRAVYVDPSLLQYAVKLVAATRAPAQHGIPDIAPFIACGASPRATICLAEGAQALAMLRGRAYVLPEDMTDLAPDVLRHRLSLSYEALSDGLDADALIARIMAKIQAPARPLHHVQNSLSPRHEQKAA from the coding sequence TGCTCTACGAAGTCAAACGCGTCGTGGTCGGCCAAGACCGCTTTCTGGAGCGCGTGATGGTCGCCATGCTGGCCCAGGGCCATCTGCTGGTCGAAGGCGTGCCCGGCCTGGCCAAGACACTTACCGTCAAGACGCTGGCCAGCACCATCCAGGGCAGCTTCAAGCGCATCCAGTTCACGCCCGATCTGGTGCCCGCCGACCTGGTGGGCACGCGCATGTACAACCAGAAGACGGGCGAGTTCAGCACCACGCTGGGCCCGGTGTTCACCCACCTGCTGCTGGCCGACGAAATCAACCGCGCGCCCGCCAAGGTGCAAAGCGCCCTGCTGGAGGTGATGCAGGAGCGCCAGGTCACTATTGCCGGCGAAACCCACAAGGTGCCCGAGCCCTTTCTGGTGATGGCCACGCAGAACCCCATCGAGACCGAAGGTACCTACGCCCTGCCCGAGGCGCAGGTGGACCGCTTCATGATGAAGGTGCTGCTCGACTACCCCACCGAGGAAGAAGAGTTCGTGATTGCCCAGCGCGCGCTCGATGCGCCCGTGCAGGTACTGCCCGTGGCCACCACGGCACAGCTGTCGGCCTTACAGGCCGAGTGCCGCGCCGTGTATGTGGACCCGTCGCTGCTGCAATATGCGGTGAAGCTGGTGGCAGCCACACGGGCGCCCGCGCAGCACGGCATCCCGGATATTGCGCCGTTCATTGCCTGTGGCGCCAGCCCGCGCGCCACCATCTGCCTGGCCGAAGGCGCCCAGGCCCTGGCCATGCTGCGCGGGCGCGCCTACGTGCTGCCCGAGGACATGACCGACCTGGCGCCCGATGTGCTGCGCCACCGGCTGTCGCTGTCGTACGAGGCGCTGTCGGACGGGCTCGATGCCGATGCGCTGATTGCCCGCATCATGGCCAAGATACAGGCGCCTGCACGGCCTTTGCACCACGTGCAAAACAGCTTGAGCCCTCGCCATGAGCAAAAAGCCGCCTGA